The nucleotide sequence CACTTGATTGTTCATGAGGTTTCTAACTTTCAAATTGGTACCAATCGGCAAGGTTCTGTGCAATGCTAGAAACCTTGAGGTATTCATGGATTGAATAACAGATGCCACGCCTTCTTCGAAGATTTTTTCAAATCCATCTTCATCAATTTGCGTTCGTATTTTTTTCTTAGGTTCACTCAGGCTCGTATCCCTTGATTCCACTTCATCTTTAAAGACCAATTGTTGCCCAATCTTTAAAAAATCAGAATCTAAATCATTCCAAAATTTTAAGCTATCCATACTCACACCTATTTTCCTGGCTATGGTAGCAAGTGTCTCTCCAGTTTGCACCAAGTATTTTTCAAAATCAGCAAGTGGGTCATTTGGTTCATCTGCCGTACTATCGCTCTTTACTTGCATGGCTTCCAATGAATCAACATCCGCTAAACCATCAATTGGAATAACTGATAATGCGTTTTTACTCAATTTCAATTGCATTCCTGGTGAAATGTCATTGCTCGAAAGATCATTCCACTTTCTTAAATCCTTGAGTTTTACATCATGCAGTTTGGATATGCTATACAAGGTCTCTCCATGTTGTACGCTGTGGATATTCTTATTTGTTGGTGATTTTTTTATGATAACTGCCTGAACAGGCTCCT is from Marinobacter alexandrii and encodes:
- a CDS encoding LysM peptidoglycan-binding domain-containing protein; its protein translation is MKFVFTLISTLFLINVYANPADSVRAEQREEGTFIVHEVEEEETLYSIAKRYGGSVIGIIKHNQIIDNRIEIGQTLFVLIKNEEPVQAVIIKKSPTNKNIHSVQHGETLYSISKLHDVKLKDLRKWNDLSSNDISPGMQLKLSKNALSVIPIDGLADVDSLEAMQVKSDSTADEPNDPLADFEKYLVQTGETLATIARKIGVSMDSLKFWNDLDSDFLKIGQQLVFKDEVESRDTSLSEPKKKIRTQIDEDGFEKIFEEGVASVIQSMNTSRFLALHRTLPIGTNLKVRNLMNNQVAYVKVVGKLPNTGLNKKLLLRLSQPAYDQLGILDSKSRVEVSYSKE